The stretch of DNA cgaaaGTATAAGCGCGCTAGCTGCTAAAAGCGAAGCGGGCGTCGGCGGCGATGGAGGGAGCATCGTTGATTTCGTAGGTAGGTTATTAGATTGTAGATTGATAGATATTAGGGTAGTAGGATTGATAGAGGATGAGTAGAGTAAATGCGCGATTTAATGGTTTAGACGAGCGATAGTCTCGCTTTGAGTATCCCGAGGCGAATTAGTGAGTAGACGAAGCGATATGCGATATGCGACGCGATGCGATGCGGTTAGAAAATGTGGACCCTTGGGCCTGAGCGATTAGATTATATGGGGTGTTGAGTAATGTAGCAATTAACGGTGAAGGGTGAATGGCGGTGGTAGCAGTCGCGGTGGTAGGAGtcgcagtggtggtggtagtagCACTCGCAGTACAGGCGgtggtgggtggtggtggcggaaAGGAGAACCACGAAATACGAATCCAAGTGCGATGTTTCGGGTGATCAgaatccgagtccgagtccgagtcgatTAGTTATGTCTTTCAGTAGCAGCAGTCGCAGTCGCAATCGCAgtcgcaggcgcaggcgtaCAAAGTCCCAGACAAACCGAAACCCAAACGGAAAGGGGCAAgccaaaagaaaaaagaaaaaaccgGGAAacggaaagggaaagggaaagggaaagggaaaggctcGTCCAGCGAGTAGTAGTTGGCTCCTTATATATGCGCCTATACACTTATATGCGCCTATACGCGTATAAGAGTGCGAGTGGAGTTGGagggagttggagttggagagAGTTGGATGTCCTGCTTTAACCCGGCGCGGCGTGCtgcgatgacgacgacgagtgCGATAGGTAAGCTAATCCTAAGCCCAAGCCAAGGAGAAAGAATCATTAAATCAAGCTCCGTATAGAGAATACGCGCTTACAAGCTTAAGTCAGGAAAGTCAGGAAGATAAAACCGCAACCGCAAGTagaagcaaaagcaaaagtaCAGACAcaggaaaaaaacaaaagataTGAACAAAAACCTCTCTCCGCGTAACGATCGTCTGGTTCATATACGTATACGCATGTCCGAGTCGCACTGTATTTCCCCAGGCCAGGCTGGCTAGGCCGAGCGTTGagatgatatgatatgatatgatatgatatgccATGACGCAAGGGTACGAAATGTCTGAGGCTGATCATTTTGCTGTTCACGTTCGTGCATTCGAGTCCGttttcgtgttcgtgtttgTGTTCGTGTTGGTGTTCACGTATACACCCCGGATGGatctccaactccaactccatcTTCCACCCAGCTAGCCACCTAGACAGCAGCAGATACTAGATAGTACCCAGTATATCCTTTCAGCCCAAGTCAACAAACTCGACAACTTGcccgaaaaagaaaagaaaagaaaaaactcacCGACCAGTCCTACCGCATGGGTACATAATCACTGCTAACGCTAAGCCAACAACGTCAACGCCAACGTCAACACCGACTGCGCAGCCAGCAACCGGTAGATGCATATGctggatgacgatgacgacgacgacggacGATACAGGAACACTCGACTCGATACTCGACACAAGCGGCGCGTGATCGAGAGAGCCGAGGTCAACGATGACGTATACAACCACGACCTGCCTTATTTGGGTACCCCTTCGCCTAATCCGTCACGTACAGGCCCAGGCCACGGACAAGTCCTTTTTCTTCGTGTTTGCTTTGTGGCCTTTGtggcgtttgcgtttgcgtttgtgGCCTCTCACGGCCAAGGCCAAGGATTACAATCATCGCGATTGGGGGTGTAGATCGTGGTTGGAGAAGGTTGAGCGGGTCTGAGTGGTATACCTCGTTAATGAACATGCTCAGATAGAGTGGAACCTACCTTCAATGGGCATTGGGGCCATTAGCCTCAACCAAACCTCAAATGTCTCACTTGAAGTTATAATCACATATCACACCATAAAGAGAGTTTAAAAAGAAATATAATAAATAGACCAAATACACTAACAATACActaacaaagaaagaaagagaaaaaaagaaacccgATAGCAACAAAACAATCCCATAGACCTAGATCTATGACCGCTCTCCTCTCAGTCTGCGGGCCAAAGCGAGATCTTTGGGTTGGATGGTTACACGCTTGGCGTGGATAGCCGCCAAGTTTGTGTCTTCGAAGAGGGAGACGAGGTACGCCTCAGCAGCTTCCTGGAGGGCCATGACAGCGGACGATTGGAAGCGGAGATCAGTCTGCGCAAAAGATAACAAGTCAGCAAGAGTGTGACAGATGAGTTATGAGAAAATAGGTACCTTGAAATCCTGAGCGATTTCACGGACGAGACGCTGGAAGGGGAGCTTGCGGATGAGCAGCTCGGTGGACTTTTGGTAACGGCGGATTTCACGGAGAGCGACAGTTCCGGGCCTGAAGCGATGGGGCTTCTTGACACCACCAGCAGCGGCCTACAAGACATATAAGTATCAACGAAGATGATAAAAAAGACAATGAGAACGTACAGCTGTCTTGCGCGCAGAGGACTTGGCCGCGAGTTGTTTGCGAGGGGCTTTGCCACCAGTGGATTTGCGGGCAGTTTGCTTGGTGCGGgccattgttgttgttgttgttaagtggtggtgggtggtggtggtaaaaggCCGGAAGTGAGTGGGGGATGGCAGCTTCAGAGGCGGGCAGGTTATATACAAACGCGAGCGCGTAGCGCACGTGACGCAGCGCGCCTCTGTCGGCCCAAGGATCAACAAACGAGTAAATGCAGCACAGCCACATGTCCCGGTTGTTATATATACAAGAGCGGAGGCGGCGTGACTTGCCATCTCATCACCACCcaccacaccaccaccaccaccaccacaccactCACCAAAACCCCCCCCCTCACCAACCTACTTTTATCAACATGTCTGGACGCGGAAAAGGTGGAAAGGTGTGTTTGAGGTTGTGGTTTGTTGGATTTGATTGTGTGCTTAATGGGTGTGGCATTCTAGGGACTCGGAAAGGGCGGAGCTAAGCGCCACCGCAAAATTCTTCGTGATAACATCCAGGGTGCGTCGAGTCGAGCAGTGACTTTGAGCTAGTCTGATTTGCTGTGCAGGTATCACCAAACCCGCCATCCGCCGCCTCGCTCGTCGTGGAGGTGTGAAGCGTATCTCCGGGCTCATCTACGAAGAGACCCGTGGTGTTCTCAAGATCTTCCTCGAAAACGTGAGTCATCATCTCAACTGATTGTTTTTTCCCATTCTCACTGGGCTGCAGGTCATCCGCGACTCTGTGACATACACTGAGCACGCCAAGCGCAAGACAGTGACGGCGCTCGATGTTGT from Psilocybe cubensis strain MGC-MH-2018 chromosome 7, whole genome shotgun sequence encodes:
- a CDS encoding histone H3 gives rise to the protein MARTKQTARKSTGGKAPRKQLAAKSSARKTAAAAGGVKKPHRFRPGTVALREIRRYQKSTELLIRKLPFQRLVREIAQDFKTDLRFQSSAVMALQEAAEAYLVSLFEDTNLAAIHAKRVTIQPKDLALARRLRGERS
- a CDS encoding Histone H4, translated to MSGRGKGGKGLGKGGAKRHRKILRDNIQGITKPAIRRLARRGGVKRISGLIYEETRGVLKIFLENVIRDSVTYTEHAKRKTVTALDVVYALKRSGRTLYGFGA